Proteins co-encoded in one Zygotorulaspora mrakii chromosome 5, complete sequence genomic window:
- the STT3 gene encoding dolichyl-diphosphooligosaccharide--protein glycosyltransferase subunit STT3 (similar to Saccharomyces cerevisiae STT3 (YGL022W); ancestral locus Anc_4.98): MQLEALDKSHWLVQWVQTVLKISIFVAIFGAAISARLFSVIRFESIIHEFDPWFNFRATKYLVSHSFLEFLNWFDDRTWYPLGRVTGGTLYPGLMTTSGLVWHFFKNIGLPIDIRNICVLFAPAFAGVTAWATYEFTKEIKDSAAGLFAGAFMAIVPGYISRSVAGSYDNEAIAITLLMVTFMFWIKAQKTGSIFFATLTALFYFYMVSAWGGYVFITNLIPLHIFILILMGRYNNKLYTAYSTWYAIGTLASMQIPFVGFLPIRSNDHMAALGVFGLIQIVAFGNFVKNQVSNEKFKVVMFVSLILLLGLGILGLFTLTYFGFIAPWTGRFYSLWDTNYAKIHIPIIASVSEHQPVAWPAFFFDTHFLIWLFPVGVFLLFIDLKDEHIFVIAYSVLCSYFAGVMIRLMLTLTPVICVCAAVALSKLFDVYLNLSPERDGKEVRWNFSSLLSRLVVCGSFIYYLYLFVFHCTWVTRMAYSSPSVVLPSQTPDGRPAVIDDFREAYYWLRMNTNEDAKVAAWWDYGYQIGGMADRTTLVDNNTWNNTHIAIVGKAMSSPEWKSYEIFKQHDVDYVLVIFGGVIGFSGDDINKFLWMIRISEGIWPEEIQERNYFNSKGEYRVDSQATKTMKESLLYKMCYKDFPQVFNGQGQDRVRSQTVSASDVEQLDYFEEAFTSENWIVRIFKLKEQDPEGRSLHDVGMFERSLAKGTKKRGTKKPDLDFRV, encoded by the coding sequence ATGCAATTGGAAGCGCTAGACAAGTCCCATTGGCTAGTCCAGTGGGTTCAAACTGTATTAAAAATCAGTATTTTTGTTGCAATCTTTGGTGCTGCAATTTCCGCAAGATTATTCTCGGTTATAAGATTTGAGTCTATCATCCACGAGTTCGATCCGTGGTTCAACTTCAGAGCAACTAAGTACCTGGTATCTCATTCGTTTTTGGAATTCCTGAATTGGTTCGATGATCGGACCTGGTATCCGCTAGGGAGAGTCACAGGTGGTACTTTGTACCCCGGGTTGATGACAACCAGTGGTTTAGTGtggcatttttttaaaaacaTTGGTCTACCTATCGATATACGCAATATCTGTGTCCTGTTCGCACCGGCTTTTGCAGGGGTCACTGCCTGGGCCACATACGAGTTTACTAAGGAAATCAAAGATTCGGCGGCTGGATTATTTGCAGGTGCGTTTATGGCAATTGTTCCAGGTTACATTTCAAGATCAGTAGCTGGGTCATATGATAATGAAGCAATTGCTATCACTTTATTGATGGTTACATTTATGTTTTGGATTAAGGCACAGAAGACAggttcaattttttttgcaacGTTAACTGCGCTTTTCTATTTCTATATGGTTTCTGCATGGGGTGGTTATGTTTTTATCACAAATTTGATTCCTCTACATATTTTCATCCTAATTCTTATGGGCCGCTACAATAACAAACTTTACACTGCTTACAGTACTTGGTATGCAATTGGTACTTTGGCTTCTATGCAAATACCATTTGTCGGATTTTTACCCATCAGGTCAAATGATCATATGGCAGCTTTAGGTGTCTTTGGTTTAATACAGATCGTTGCATTTGGTAACTTTGTGAAAAATCAGGTCtccaatgaaaaatttaaagtTGTTATGTTCGTCTCACTTATTTTACTGCTGGGATTGGGCATCCTCGGATTGTTTACTTTGACCTATTTTGGTTTCATTGCGCCTTGGACTGGAAGATTCTACTCCCTATGGGATACAAATTATGCTAAAATTCATATTCCAATCATTGCTTCCGTCTCAGAACATCAACCAGTTGCTTGGCCCgccttcttcttcgatacccactttttgatttggTTATTCCCTGTCGGTGTATTCTTACTGTttattgatttgaaagatgaacATATTTTTGTCATTGCGTACTCCGTGCTGTGTTCATATTTTGCTGGTGTTATGATAAGATTGATGTTAACTTTAACTCCAGTTATTTGTGTTTGTGCAGCAGTCGCATTGTCTAAATTGTTTGACGTTTATTTGAACTTGTCACCAGAAAGGGATGGTAAGGAAGTTCGTTGGAATTTCAGCTCTCTTTTATCACGTTTGGTGGTTTGTGgctctttcatatattaCTTGTATTTGTTTGTCTTCCATTGTACTTGGGTAACAAGAATGGCATATTCATCACCTTCTGTTGTTTTACCATCACAAACACCCGACGGTCGTCCTGCTGTCATTGATGATTTCCGTGAAGCTTACTATTGGTTGAGAATGAACACAAATGAAGATGCTAAAGTTGCCGCCTGGTGGGATTACGGTTACCAAATCGGAGGTATGGCTGACAGAACCACTCTGGTGGATAACAATACATGGAACAATACTCATATTGCCATCGTTGGTAAGGCAATGTCTTCACCAGAATGGAAATCGTACGAAATCTTTAAGCAACATGACGTCGATTATGTATTGGTGATTTTTGGTGGTGTTATCGGATTCAGTGGCGATGATATCAATAAGTTTTTATGGATGATAAGAATTAGCGAAGGTATTTGGCCTGAGGAAATTCAGGAGCGGAATTatttcaattcaaaagGTGAATATCGTGTTGATTCGCAGGCAACAAAAACCATGAAAGAATCTCTACTTTACAAAATGTGCTATAAGGATTTCCCTCAAGTTTTCAATGGCCAGGGACAAGATAGAGTCCGTTCGCAGACTGTATCAGCATCAGATGTTGAACAGCTGgattattttgaagaagctTTTACCTCCGAAAACTGGATAGttagaattttcaaattgaaggaGCAAGATCCAGAGGGTAGATCACTACATGACGTAGGCATGTTCGAAAGAAGTCTTGCGAAAggaacaaagaaaagaggtACCAAGAAGCCAGACCTCGATTTCAGAGTTTAG